Part of the Aquarana catesbeiana isolate 2022-GZ linkage group LG06, ASM4218655v1, whole genome shotgun sequence genome is shown below.
AGTGTAGAACAATCCAGTTTCAAATGCGGCAGTTATTATAGGTAATGATGAAATGTTCACCATAAGAATTCCTAACACAGTATACATATAGATGTAACATACCAGCTTGTTTTTTTGTTAGATGCAAATAACACTTGTGCTCTGCAAGTTTCAACAAAACGTTGCTGTAGATACAAATTTCAGGCAAACCTGCCCCCAGCCATACACAGGCTGTCTGCAGAGTGTCTCATTGTCCATCCATATTCTGTAAATTATTACTGAACAAGGCCAGTAGTGTCCTCTACTTGCTGGCATATATGGAAGCTGTCTTTTAAAACAAGGATGTTTGCTTTACTTTCCAGGGGAACGATGAGCGAAATTCGCCATTCTCTCCTGCGGCGTGACGCTCTTAGTGCAGCAAAGGAAGTATTGTACCACCTGGATATCTATTTCAGCAGTCAGCTCCAGAATGCTCCTGTGCCACTGGTCGAGAAAGGTCCTATCGAACTACTTGAAGAGTTTATCTTCCAAATACCCAAAGACCGCAGTTCTCATGGCAAGGTATGTCTGGCATCTGACACACAGTCATAGTAGTCTGTAGTATGCGGAATCGTTTATGATTGTATTTGCTtattgttaaagtggtagtaaatgttAACTATAATCCTATCCTATCTATGCAGCATAGCCTGTATAAAAAAAAGATCACTGTAAATAccttcctcctttcttcttccttttttttaatccACTCCAGTACAGTCACATGATCCAGCAGCTCTGGTTCCTGTGTAAGGGAACGCTCGAGGAAGTCTCTCCTGGGACCTCACCTGCAGGCTCCCATTGCCCCTTCATTATCCACACTATTTCCTGCAGCAGCCGATCTCTGACACAGGGGGTGTTGTAGCTGCTTGATCACATGACCACACCAAAGTGGATTGGTATGTAGAGGGAGTGAGGGAGAAGCGGCATATTTAAGAATACTAATGGTTAGCCTTATCTTCCACTTCAGTGTGCCGtagacccaagaaaaaaaaaaaaaaaaaaaaaaaaatcagtcctgcaTTTAACACCAAAACGGTTTTGATCCCCATTGGAAACATGTTGACCATTTTGTTTCCAGAGATGCGCAAATTAAATGTTTCCTCAAAGCAGACACATACACGTGCATTTAGGTCTTGTTCACACCTGTAGACATCTTCTAGACGTTCTCCTATGATCGTGCTTCCCGCGCCCCCTGCGGCGGTGCACTTCGGCGTGGATCTGCGATCGCTGTGTCCTTAGGCCCCAACTGatcagattggggtaaagagccaatctcagcggctctttaccatgtaccCAGCTGTGTCTGAACACAGcttatcacagtgtaaacaggatttgccggttatcagcagtcctcccctcacgctgacagcgtgtgaggagagccgataaccagcaaatacacacaggggacatctacacttataattggggcactgatcatcagtgaaggagaaaaattacttttcttTAAAATTGTAACCGTTACTaagaaaaaactttcttttttttttttttagcaaaaaatccagtgctgattaaatacaaccaaaagaaagctctatctgtttcaaaaaatgataaaaatctatattgggtacagtgttgcatgaccacgcagttgtcatttAAATGTAACAGGTCTAAAATCTGAAAAtccggcctgggcaggaagggggtgaaagtgcccagtaggcaagtggttaagtggggGCGTAGAATCGTTGTTCCTGCTTCTCCTGCTCCCTGGCAGTCCATGTGAACACGCCTCAACACCTTTTGAGGTTGGTTGGTGACCAGTACCACCTTTTTCAGTAACATCATAACTGACACATGAAGCAGAGGAAGGAACATGTCTGTTTCATGAAAAGCtggatattaaagaaaaaaaaaaaaagtgctgtttaAATCACTAACTAACCAAATACTGTAGCTTCTcctcctaaggctgggttcacacaattgcgaattggatgagggtttctccacatccaattcgcatgtaaggagattgtgaccggctctctttggagctggttcacacatctccggagtggctccggtgcaaattgcacaggtgtcctgtgcgttttcaggtctgaattcaggcaaaaattaaaGATGacatcggacctgaaacggtgaacagggacgctcggacccctgctgtgagccattccgtgctgcagtgtgaacccagccttattacctgtccagggatcccatgatgtcggcaccccagcgcTAAGTGAAAGAAGGAGGGGGGGCCGAAGTCGCCACTGCGTAGTCTCCCGGAAGTGGATGATGGTACCTgtcaaaccaggtacccgctcccctctccctgtcgaaaggtgccaaatgtggcatcagaaccgggggggaggagacagataagaggatcttgcacttttgggtggaactttgctttaacctACTCCCCATGTAATGGGTTATCAGttaatttaggctgggttcacacaggtcCCTGTAAAAATTTGTGTCCGTCTCCAGCCTTTCCATTTGAATATGCTAATTGGAAGCTCAGGTTACATAAACCAAACAAAAACTGATTTCTTAATGGCATCCTTGTAGCTGAGGTTTTCCAGATTGATCCAAAAAGGACGTGTGACAATCGCAGGTTCCTAAATGAATGAATTGAAAACACAAATAGCTAATCATAGGGCACCCAATATGTCGGTTTTCATACCTCCCACACCAGCTTTCCACTGATCACCTCAGAGCAAGAGGGCTGACACAGGGTATCATCTGTGGTACACTTGACAGATATGAGGAAGGCACACTGAATAATTTTTATTGGCTGCACTGCATTTCTAATGTAAGAGATGCTAATTTATGCTTACAGAAGTTGGATTTGccagatagcaaaacaaaaatgcaacaAGCAAAAGTTTTACAGACCGACATCACTAAAACTCCTAGCAGGTTTTTGTACTTCTCAAAATACCGAAgcagtgttttttgtttatttttttttcttatgcattttctgcatttccattgatgggcactgattggcatcactgatggggcagcactgatcagggcactgatgatcagtgccctgattatctgtgcagatctcccctgtgaggaaatgccactgattggctctcctcatgCTTAgaactggcatttccttgtttacatgtgatcagctttgattggacacagctgatcacatgggtgaAGAGtctcgtcatcggctctttaccaggATCAGTGATGCGCTGTGTTCCGGGGACAGAGTGCACCACCAATGGGCGCGCAAGCGTGGCGAGAGTGGGAAGACATCGTATGATGTCGTCCCAGAATAAGTGCTCCCGCCTGCCTGTCCATCATTGGACAATACTgtgggcgggaagcagttaagTAGTACATTGCCATTTCTTTGCGTTCCATTTTCAATTGGACTTTGTATATTTACTGCCAGTTTTACCAAATTTTGCTTTTCTTCTGTTTCTTTCCAGCGACTTGGCGCCATTCAAGAGCTGCAGCTTTTGGAGATACTGTGCAATTACTTCCACGAACAAACCAAGGAGCCAGTCCGGCAAGTCATCTTTAACTCCCTGTTCAGCCCACAGGGAAATAAAGCAGATGAGCCGCGCATGGCTCTGCTAGGAAAATTGACCTCTATGGCAGTTGCGGTATGCCGGCTACCTGTGCTGGAGAGTGCCGCTTCCTGGCTGCAGGTAATCCTTTATAGAAGATGTGAAAATTTGAATGAATCTCCTTTCttccatattattattttatttatttattttacgttttagAGCAATGGGAAAGGAATATATACTAATGGCAAGATTTTTATTTGAAATTCCTAAATTATTCACTTTTACTTATTCTATTCCACATTAGTAAAAAAGtgattttattgctgtttttgttttctctttagaGAGGTTTTCCTTTTGGTTTCTGTTCAATAATATATCAGGCAATGAAGGGAAGTGTTCCCAACAGGGGCATAACAGCAGTAAAATTTAGACGcagtatctatttttttttttctcactctattcaaaacaaaaagtgtttgttttttgtaGGAGATTTTGAGACGTGATTTAGTGGGAAATTGCTACACTACCTCAGGTCCTCCCAGTTTTTAGGCCTGAGGCTCCATGCTAGCTCTTGCAAGATAATACCTGTGTCACATGAGGTCTTTAGTTGTTTTGTCAAAGTAATGACGTTCCCACATTGGATTTTGATATGTAATAACTGAATTGCTTGGATGGTGACGTTTTCAATTCCAAATTGACTCAGTTTGGTCTTCTTTCTCCTCCCAATTGATCGGCAGCGCACTCCAGCTGTTTACTGTGTCCGCTTGGCCAAAGCACTGGTAGATGACTATTGTGGCCTGGTGCCAGGCTCCATCCAGACGCTGAAACAGATCTTCAATGTCAGCCCTCGCTTCTGCTGTCAGTTTATCACTGCTGTAGCTGCATACTATGACATGTCTACAGGTGAGAGTCCTTTAGCAATGTGGTATTGTTGATATGCTTCTCTGTTAGATATGTATAACCAAATTGGTGCAGGTAAGTGAAAATGCCAAACTGATGTGTATGATTCTGAACTGTGGCTTTGGGCAACCTGCTGCCGTCCAGCTGTTGAACTCAACAAGCTGTTGTGCAAGCCATTCAGTCCCAGATTCAAGCTATATTGTCCAGAAATATGAGAGTGCTGAAGCACTGTTTTTGCCAGTTTCTCTGCCCAGCTAACTCAGCAGAGTATGTGCACAGAGCCTGTGAAAGTTATTGTGATGTTTTGTTTTAATGTACACCATTTTAAGAACCTCATGATATTAAATCCTGTGTACCTTCTGTCCCTGTGTGTGTGACCACTCATCTATACCTTCTTCCCACTTGACTGTATAATGATCTGGCATAAACGCTTGCTTGTCAACGTGTTTTGGAGGTCTCCTTTACATTCACCCGCATCCACCAGATTCCAGTGGCAAGAATCAGAATGTTCCTGTGACTGGATGATGGGTATATGCGAATAGCGgcagctgctcagcctgtacaaagtAATGAAAGCAGCTGTTTGCATGTACTAGCACTACAAATGGTTATCTATAGTTAGGGATGTGTTTCTGAGCCTGGATGCAGTCAGATGCATCCAAAGTCAGACATCCGTCCCTGGCTACATGGGTACTTTTTACAGGATGAGCGGCCCCCACAATTCACATGCACCTGTCATTCCAGTCGCAGGAATACGCTGGTTCTTGCAGCTGGAATGTTTTTCCCCAGTAATTTTCTAGGACAGGATGAACTTTGGCTTCTCCCACCACATAGCAAATGCAAGCCCCTAAACACTGTAAAATTAGATCTCCTCATTGCTGCTTTAGTTTTGTTTCCTGTACATCAGCAGGCACTCTGCTCTCTTGGTATTTTTCTTATGGGTGGGTAATCGGGTGTGCCCCTTCCTCCTTGCTGATGGTCATGTAGGGGTGAGGGTAGCTCTGAGGCTGGTGGAAGGGGAGGAAACCCCATTTTTACAAAACATGGCTCCTTGATGTGTTAGGTCTATTGGCTACATCACTCCTGGGTCCAACCTATTAAAATGCATATATTGTAGTCAGATTTTAAAATTATTGTATATTGAGTTGAAGTAAGGAATACATATAAAAGTTTGAGTAGCAATTTCAGTTTCCTTGACATGTTTCCTTTCTTAATCTGTTGCAGAGGACCTCCTGCCCCCTCATGATCTTCTGGAAATGATCGTATCCTGGATTTTTGAAGATCCTCGCCTCATTCTGATCACCTTTCTCAATACCCCCATCACAGCTAACTTGCCAATTGGTTTCTTGGACTTCTCCCCACTAATGGGTCTGGTTCACTGGTGTATAATTGCGCCTCTAGCCTACAGACGCAAGCAGAAAGCAGCTGGCGGAGAGCCAATTAGAGATAATCAGAACCTTTACTCCAAGCTCCATCTGAGTGTGCTGCAAGGGCTCATGGTCCTTCAGACTCACCTTACAGAGAAAGGACTATATGGGCGACTGGCACTTGTGCTGTTTGAGCAGCTTGTACCATTAGTTGAAGAGTTAGGACAACTTTGTGAAGAGCTTAACCCACTTAATGCTGAGCAAGAGATGGAGTTGGCATTAGATCGTCTCGCCCAGGCGTTACAGGTGTCCATGGCAACAGGGGCATTGATTTGCACCCGTGGTAAGTTATGCATGAAAAGACACTAATTAGACTACCGATAACCACACAGATGAGGCCTCTGGCACACTTGGGCATTCAGCCCAGGTGCATGAGGCTACGTTGTTTAGTTGCAGGTTGATTGTACGGGCACACTGTCCAGACCCTTTGCCTAGAGCCTGTCCCTTTATGAGAAGCTGATAGCTGCTGGGGCTGGTTGGTGCACCAAGCAGTGCTTAAGTTTTAGTGCAGTATGTGACCAGGAATGGATGCTTGGAACATAAGCAGTCTGCACTCCAGGCATTTTTCCCTGGGTGCATACTGCACTAAACATCCATACTGCCCTGTGCACCGCCaagccacagcagctgtcagcctctcatagagtcTACCAGCCATCTGTGCCTAAATGCCATAGCCTCATGCATGAACaattgcccagtgtgcatgaggcctaggaTTTTAGATAAAGTagtaaaatacagtaaaaacaTGATTGAACGGGCTATATAAAAATAGTCAAAAACTCTCTTGATGGACAATACttacttctcccattagggggcaaccaaatcagcaaaaatattaaatactggtaaataaaccaaaataaaatagaataaaatatatatataccatccaataactcaagtgttcctcaatcagactgtgtaaaactgtgaccaacggtgcttttaaacaccgacacaatagatgaaaataaacagttcctcaaagtgtgtcataaattgtgcataattttctccagcttaataaataaaaataatttcctaCACCAAATAAATAATGCTGATGGATAGATGATATCAGAGCAGctgtgatgcaataataaatataaaagtgcaactctatatcacatatatatatatatacaaagtgatcaagtgcaaaaaagtgacatTAGTGCAGAGCCGTGCATATATACAGATCTGACTCTGAAATAGACTCCCAAAATCCAACTTCTCTATCCCCCTAAAATTATgaagatacaaaaaagaaaaaaagaaaaaaactgtgacagtgaactgtgatcaagtccaaaactaatgcttcatgcaatgtgattcataatgtccatacagatggttaatattaacatgccagtagcgtgactttgtgctggattcattcacttgaacagtaggtgcagcacacaggtgtttcccccagcctctcacctctatcagcggcccccaatgggccaagtcaggcagatagttaatattcctctgtcagggatgatgctccaacagccgtccccctcttccaaagggtatgcgtgggtcagactctctaactagtcaccagcgctcccaccgaccccagaataacaatgaagaaggagatgcttccatagtgaagtaattccaatacaagtttattgataaaaagtagtaacttacattaaaaactgaaactgttagcgaaattgcagcagaaacaatcaggcttccgggtacggccgtccccggaAGCCTGATTGTTTCTGCTGCAATTTCGCTAACAgtttcagtttttaatgtaagttactactttttatcaataaacttgtattggaattacttcactatggaagcatctccttcttcattgttattctggggtcggtgggagcgctggtgactagttagagagtctgacccacgcataccctttggaagagggggacggctgttggagcatcatccctgacagaggaatattaactatctgcctgacttggcccattgggggccgctgatagaggtgagaggctgggggaaacacctgtgtgctgcacctactgttcaagtgaatgaatccagcacaaagtcacgctactggcatgttaatattaaccatctgtatggacattatgaatcacattgcatgaagcattagttttggacttgatcacagttcactgtcacagtttttttctttttttcttttttgtatcttcATAATTTTAGGGGGATAGAGAAGTTGGATTTTGGGAGTCTATTTCAGAGTCAGATCTGTATATATGCACGGCTCTGCACTAatgtcacttttttgcacttgatcactttgtatatatatatatgtgatatagagttgcacttttatatttattattgcatcacagCTGCTCTGATATCATCTATCCATCAGCATTATTTATTTGGTGtaggaaattatttttatttattaagctggagaaaattatgcacaatttatgacacactttgaggaactgtttattttcatctattgtgtcggtgtttaaaagcaccgttggtcacagttttacacagtctgattgaggaacacttgagttattggatggtatatatatattttattctattttattttggtttatttaccagtatttaatatttttgctgatttggttgccccctaatgggagaagtaagtattgtccatcaagagagtttttgagtattgagcagtaaggaagcattgagatttctttagtttgagatttatatcaagtggtaaattttgattagcgccacataatttttacctttaatacattacctattagggtgggtgaggccacctcttatgttggcagcttctctaatctTTGCTCTAGTACCCTTGATTTTGTGAGATTCTGGTTGTGCGCACTAGTTCTGTATCATTTTATATAAAAATAGTTATATTGTTCGTACGACCATACATGATGGATTTCTGCTTGGAGTAATCAAGTCCTAGCAAGAAGGGTTATGGTTAATGTGTCCAAAAAAGTCCAACTCCAGTCAAAAAATGTTTAGTTTTAGACATACTGTGGACAAGTTGGAATATCTGTAAAGGTTTAATTGCGCTCTGTGTACCCATTGGGCTGTTCTATTttttgttctccccccccccacatgtctTGGTGACACTAAGACAGTAAATAATGGGAAATCTCCCAAGCTGGGACACATTTGTCAGTAGGAACCTAACAAAGGCTCTAGGAAGCCTGTGACGATGGGTTTTTATTTGCGTCAAAGTAGTTTCTCTTTCCCAAGTCAATTAGAATGCAAaacgagaaggaaggaaagaggtcAACTGTAGATTAAATGCACCTGTCTATGAACTGTAAATGATCTCAGAAGCTTATCAGAACAATTAAAATGCAAGCCCTGTGACTCAAGCCCAAAGTCCGTTCAACTCAGGCCTCAACTCTTCTCTACTTTCATTTTTCTTTGTTGACAGTGTTCCCGCTGGAGAGCTtttcctggctttttttttttttttttttaactttgtcccGGTGATTAGAGATGCAAAAAATGAGGCCATGCTCTGcaatgacacagacagcagtgaAAAAGTGAGGGGTTTCAATGCATAATAAACAAATATGTGTATGACTGCGCTCAAAATATCAAGTGCTAACgcggaactttactctctcaatcaacttgGATTATTTGtaattatgctgctagcattaaaaaatagataggaaagtacggtatatcatatttactggttttaaactttcttttgcatttctTCGGTTATTTCCTGGTTTCCAGACCTAGGCaaatgtcatgcatcccaggagtcttcaggagggaaggtgGGGTTTGCTGAGCTAAGCACACTCTCTAGCGCCTAGCCTGTgccctgagctaagggcagatggattccaggaagtaacggctacatgaatcatctgcccttacacaAGATAACCTCACCCAGTAATGCTAGGGAGGTGCTTTTCAAAGTCATTTTGCTTTTGAATAACAaaaatttattaaagtggttgtaaaggcacaagtttttttttttttttaccttcatgcattctatgcatgaagataaaaaaacacctgtgtgcagcatcccccccccatacatacctgagcctcctcttgatccagcgatgtccacaagaaccTTGGCTCCTCACGGACTCGTACTCCTGATTttagcttttggcagcagcaggggccactggttcccactgctgtcaatcacagccagtgaaccagaGGTTGGAGGGgttggggccgagccacggctccgtgtGTAAATAGACACAAAGTCTTGGCTCAGGATCGTGCCTGCCCGGGTGCCCCCGCTGCTTGCTGTGGCGGTACccgacaggagagaggggccaggagtgccggcgtaggacccgaaaagaggaggatccgggctgctctgtgcaaaaccactgcacagagcaggtaagaataacatgtttgttatttta
Proteins encoded:
- the INTS15 gene encoding integrator complex subunit 15; amino-acid sequence: MSEIRHSLLRRDALSAAKEVLYHLDIYFSSQLQNAPVPLVEKGPIELLEEFIFQIPKDRSSHGKRLGAIQELQLLEILCNYFHEQTKEPVRQVIFNSLFSPQGNKADEPRMALLGKLTSMAVAVCRLPVLESAASWLQRTPAVYCVRLAKALVDDYCGLVPGSIQTLKQIFNVSPRFCCQFITAVAAYYDMSTEDLLPPHDLLEMIVSWIFEDPRLILITFLNTPITANLPIGFLDFSPLMGLVHWCIIAPLAYRRKQKAAGGEPIRDNQNLYSKLHLSVLQGLMVLQTHLTEKGLYGRLALVLFEQLVPLVEELGQLCEELNPLNAEQEMELALDRLAQALQVSMATGALICTRDDLRTLCSRLPHNNLMQLVISGPVQPQPAHPTLTPAYYPHIHTPPLGYPTLPALPAHTALSTHTALPAHTTLPAHAALPAHTALSAHATLPAHAALPTHSPLSGHPVQTFMPGMAFPFRPMR